Proteins co-encoded in one Sphingopyxis sp. BE259 genomic window:
- a CDS encoding polysaccharide biosynthesis/export family protein, translating into MNGLRIIFVVAAIALSGCTKAPGPVAVNPASGVTLLTDLPTPGGNDTRQTSRQSFVGPFTELAIDVYGVRDLQRDVLTDGEGKFNFPLVGLVDGAGKTPDQVAREIEQRLAGRYIRNPNVSVNFKVPTNPALMLAQSVTVDGEVTKPGQFPIYGKVTLMRAIALAGGTTEFSKLDEVLIFRKVEGQQYVGAYNLQAIRRGNYGDPEIYPNDVVVVGDSPQRRMFDNILKASTLLTTPLIILGNQI; encoded by the coding sequence ATGAATGGCCTGCGTATCATTTTTGTTGTCGCGGCAATAGCGTTGTCCGGCTGTACAAAAGCTCCTGGACCGGTTGCGGTAAACCCCGCGTCGGGGGTTACGTTGCTCACCGACCTGCCGACGCCAGGCGGCAATGATACGCGCCAGACTTCGCGGCAATCTTTTGTCGGGCCATTTACCGAGCTTGCCATCGACGTATATGGCGTTCGCGACCTTCAGCGCGACGTGCTGACCGACGGCGAGGGAAAATTCAATTTTCCGCTGGTGGGGCTGGTCGATGGGGCGGGGAAGACGCCCGATCAGGTGGCGCGCGAAATTGAGCAGCGGCTGGCAGGGCGTTATATCCGCAACCCCAATGTCAGCGTGAATTTCAAGGTGCCGACCAACCCGGCGCTGATGCTGGCGCAATCGGTGACGGTTGATGGTGAAGTCACAAAGCCCGGTCAATTTCCGATCTATGGCAAGGTGACGCTGATGCGCGCTATCGCCTTGGCCGGCGGCACGACCGAATTTTCCAAGCTGGATGAAGTGCTGATCTTTCGCAAGGTCGAGGGGCAGCAATATGTCGGCGCCTATAATCTTCAGGCGATCCGGCGCGGCAATTACGGCGATCCGGAGATTTATCCCAACGACGTCGTCGTCGTGGGCGACTCCCCGCAGCGTCGGATGTTCGACAATATTTTGAAGGCATCGACGCTGCTGACCACGCCGCTCATCATTCTCGGCAACCAGATCTAA